One Streptomyces lincolnensis genomic region harbors:
- a CDS encoding ABC transporter substrate-binding protein codes for MNRRTLLGGLFAVASVPALSACAGGITSLEGQGSSSGGGGSSKDGVTIGTANFTENQVLGYLYAAVLEKAGVKTTVRPNLGTREILIPALKGGDIDLLPEYQGALLHYLDPKATATEEGEMQNALAVALPAGLQILPYGMAEDSDAFVVTKETAARYGLTSLADLKKQNGKLVIGAAPEVKKRQVGVVGLKDVYGVEFKEFKSLDSSGPLVKGALKKGDVDVANLFTTDTDIQANDWVVLTDPKNLIPGQHVVPLIADRKADSTVRKALARLGNVLTTAQLTELNRQVDKDKKDPEDVANAYAKQHGLA; via the coding sequence ATGAACCGACGCACTCTGCTCGGTGGCCTCTTCGCCGTGGCCTCCGTCCCCGCCCTCTCCGCCTGCGCCGGCGGCATCACCTCCCTCGAAGGCCAGGGATCCTCGTCCGGAGGCGGCGGCTCCAGCAAGGACGGAGTCACCATCGGCACCGCCAACTTCACCGAGAACCAGGTACTGGGCTATCTCTACGCCGCCGTACTGGAGAAGGCCGGCGTGAAGACCACCGTCCGCCCCAACCTCGGCACCCGCGAGATCCTCATCCCCGCTCTCAAGGGCGGCGACATCGACCTCCTCCCCGAGTACCAGGGCGCCCTGCTGCACTACCTGGACCCCAAGGCGACGGCGACCGAGGAGGGCGAGATGCAGAACGCCCTCGCCGTCGCGCTCCCGGCCGGCCTCCAGATCCTGCCGTACGGCATGGCCGAGGACTCGGACGCCTTCGTCGTCACCAAGGAGACGGCCGCCCGCTACGGTCTGACCTCCCTCGCCGACCTGAAGAAGCAGAACGGCAAGCTGGTCATCGGCGCCGCGCCCGAGGTGAAGAAGCGTCAGGTCGGCGTGGTCGGCCTCAAGGACGTCTACGGCGTGGAGTTCAAGGAGTTCAAGTCCCTCGACTCCTCGGGCCCGCTGGTCAAGGGCGCCCTGAAGAAGGGCGACGTCGACGTGGCGAACCTCTTCACCACCGACACCGACATCCAGGCCAACGACTGGGTCGTCCTGACCGACCCGAAGAACCTCATCCCCGGCCAGCACGTCGTCCCCCTCATAGCCGACCGCAAGGCCGACTCCACCGTCCGCAAGGCCCTCGCCCGCCTCGGCAACGTCCTCACCACGGCCCAGCTCACCGAGCTCAACCGCCAGGTCGACAAGGACAAGAAGGACCCGGAGGACGTGGCGAACGCGTACGCGAAACAACACGGCCTGGCGTGA
- a CDS encoding cystathionine beta-synthase — protein MQFHDSMISLVGNTPLVRLNSVTKGIRATVLAKVEYFNPGGSVKDRIALRMIEAAEDSGALKPGGTIVEPTSGNTGVGLAIVAQQKGYKCIFVCPDKVSTDKINVLRAYGAEVVVCPTAVDPEHPDSYYNVSDRLVRETPGAWKPDQYSNPNNPLSHYHSTGPELWEQTEGRITHFVTGVGTGGTISGTGRYLKDASDGKVKVVGADPEGSVYSGGSGRPYLVEGVGEDFWPTAYDRTVADEIVAVSDKDSFQMTRRLAKEEGLLVGGSCGMAVVAALEVASRLGEDDVVVVLLPDSGRGYLSKIFNDEWMADYGFLEDEGPSARVADVLNDKVHGAIPSLVHMHPDETVGEAIEVLREYGVSQMPIVKPGAGHPDVMAAEVVGSVVERELLNALFAQQASLEDPLEKHMSPPLPQVGSGEPVGDLMSVLGAADAAIVLVEGKPTGVISRQDLLAFLAKGATGTK, from the coding sequence GTGCAATTCCACGACTCGATGATCAGCCTCGTCGGCAACACCCCGCTGGTGAGGCTCAACAGCGTGACCAAGGGCATCAGGGCCACCGTCCTGGCCAAGGTGGAGTACTTCAACCCCGGCGGCAGCGTGAAGGACCGCATCGCCCTGCGCATGATCGAGGCGGCCGAGGACAGCGGCGCGCTGAAGCCGGGCGGCACCATCGTCGAGCCGACCAGCGGGAACACCGGCGTGGGGCTCGCGATCGTGGCCCAGCAGAAGGGGTACAAGTGCATCTTCGTGTGCCCCGACAAGGTGAGCACCGACAAGATCAACGTGCTGCGCGCCTACGGCGCCGAGGTCGTCGTCTGCCCCACCGCCGTGGACCCCGAGCACCCGGACTCCTACTACAACGTCTCCGACCGGCTCGTCCGTGAGACGCCGGGCGCGTGGAAGCCCGACCAGTACTCCAACCCCAACAACCCGCTCTCCCACTACCACTCCACCGGCCCCGAGCTGTGGGAGCAGACGGAGGGCCGGATCACCCACTTCGTGACGGGTGTGGGCACCGGCGGCACCATCTCCGGGACCGGGCGCTACCTGAAGGACGCCAGCGACGGCAAGGTCAAGGTCGTCGGCGCCGACCCGGAGGGGTCCGTGTACTCCGGCGGTTCGGGACGGCCGTATCTCGTCGAGGGCGTCGGTGAGGACTTCTGGCCGACCGCCTACGACCGGACCGTCGCCGACGAGATCGTGGCCGTGTCCGACAAGGACTCCTTCCAGATGACCCGCCGGCTCGCCAAGGAGGAGGGGCTGCTGGTCGGCGGCTCCTGCGGAATGGCCGTCGTGGCGGCGCTGGAGGTCGCCTCGCGGCTGGGTGAGGACGACGTCGTGGTCGTCCTGCTGCCCGACAGCGGCCGCGGCTACCTCAGCAAGATCTTCAACGACGAGTGGATGGCCGACTACGGCTTCCTGGAGGACGAGGGTCCCAGCGCCCGCGTCGCTGACGTCCTCAACGACAAGGTGCACGGCGCCATCCCGTCCCTCGTGCACATGCACCCGGACGAGACCGTCGGCGAGGCCATCGAGGTGCTGCGCGAGTACGGCGTCTCGCAGATGCCGATCGTCAAGCCGGGCGCCGGTCACCCGGACGTGATGGCGGCCGAGGTCGTCGGGTCGGTCGTGGAGCGCGAGCTGCTCAACGCGCTGTTCGCCCAGCAGGCCTCGCTGGAGGACCCTCTGGAGAAGCACATGTCGCCGCCACTGCCCCAGGTCGGCTCCGGTGAGCCGGTCGGCGACCTGATGTCGGTGCTGGGTGCGGCCGACGCGGCGATCGTCCTCGTCGAGGGCAAGCCCACCGGCGTCATCAGCCGGCAGGACCTGCTCGCCTTCCTCGCCAAGGGCGCCACGGGCACCAAGTAG